GCCCTGGTAATTATTTCAGCGATGGTGCCTCCATATAAAAATGGTGCTACTACTGCTTTATACGGAGGTAAATTAACACGACATTGTTCACACAACCGCGCTGTGGTCGGCAAATCACAAATGCGACAACGACTTTTATCATTGATCAGAACATGTTCAAGGCACTTATTACATATTCCAAAATGATTTTTTTCAGCTTGCACACTATGACATAGCCCACAAGTTGGCGGTAACATCGCCGTAATAATGCTTTGCAAACTTAAAATAATTGATGACATTTCTCCCCCTTTTTCCGATTTCCGGTAGCCGGTTTGACGCAAACATTAAGCTATCTAGCTATTATTGGTTAATTTTATGGTGTACTTTTGACCTATATACCTCCATCAAAGCCGCACTGCGATATGACTTTGCAAAATATCAACCATGTCGCACTTTGCTTGAACTCATAAGTTGTGCTACGGCAATACGGTGTTTCTATCATATCAATACAGCGCCGAGAAATTTTTAATGCGGCAAAAAATCGTCACCCTACTAACCTTCTTTTTATTGATAGCAGGTTTATCATTAGTAAAAATTACTAATTCAACAGCAGCAACTGCTGCACCAAATCCAAAAACTGCTACCGCAAACCAACAAATAATTAATCAACTTATTGATATACTTAAAAGCCACGAATCACACAAACTACGACTACAGGCGACAATTAGATTAGGCAATATTGATGATCCTTTAACACGCAAAGCCTTAATTTATGCGCTTGAAAAAGATCCTCACTATACCGTACGTGCTGCTTGTGCCACCGCATTAGCAAAGCTTCATGAATTCAATGCCATACCGCAATTGCTAACTCGCGTCGGCATAGATCCAGAGCCTTTTGTACGCTCACAAGCTAGCCAAGCCCTTGAGCAATTTAATCATAATGAAGCCATTGAATATGCTTTAAAAACTTACACTTCGCCTTACCCAAGCGTTCGTGCTGAAGTAATACGCTTTATCGCTTCAACGCCAACTCCCATGATTGAACCTGTTTTAGCTTTAGCATTAGGCGATGTCGCTGAAGTCTCAACCGCTGCGTCAAAAGCAGTTATGGCAATACCCATACCTGCAAGATGGCGATTTTTATCATCTGCAAGTTCGCATCCAGATGTTGCAGTTCGTCGCGGTGCTATTTTAGCTTTAGCCTCAATGCCAAGCCATGATGCCGCCGAAATTGTACTGGCTGTTTATGACCGCGATATCGAAGATGAAGAAGTTCGGGTGGCTGCTCGTGAAGCTCTTCGACGACTGCGCGACTTTTTACCAATGTCGCAGGTATATAGAGATGCTAATCCTACTACTAAAAAACATATCCGTTCACGAGCACTACGTTTACTTGGCTGTGTCGGCGGTCCCCAAGCGTTAAAAATATTAACCGAGGCTCTCAAAGATAATGATCGCTATGTACGTGGGATCGCGGTTATGGCTCTTGGTGAGCTTGATGATCCCGCTGCCCTGCCCGCAGTAGAAGAACTATTAAAACATCCCGATAATAAATTTATCATGCACTTAATAAACAATACTCTTCGTCAGCTACACAACAAGCAGGAAAACCGTGAACACTGACAACACCCGCCAACTACTGGCAAACAAACAAATCGCAATTATTGGCGTCGGAAATATGGGTGAAGCCCTATTAAAAGGTTTTCTTCATACTAAAATATTATCTCCTAAACAGATTATAGTGTCAGATTGTGCTTTCGAAAAACTTTCGCAACTAGCTGCAACTTATAACGTTGCCACTACCCAACAAAATTCTGCAGCAGTAAAAGATGCCGATATTGTTTTATTAGCAATAAAACCACAAGTAATTAATCGTGTTCTTGACAACATTGCCGCAGCAATTAAACCAACAGCTTTGGTTATTTCAATTGCCGCGGGTGTTTCAACCCAAAATATTGAAAACAAATTACCAATTAACACAAGGGTTTGTCGTGCAATGCCTAACACTCCAGCAATCGTTGAAGCTGGGGCAACTGCTATCGCAATAGGTAAACATGCTCATCAAGATGATCTCGCACAGGCAAACGCCCTTTTTGCCTCAGTTGGTCAAGTCTATAATATTGATGAAAATTTGCTTGATGCAGTAACCGGTTTATCCGGTAGCGGGCCTGCTTATGTATTTATGATCATTGAAGCTCTCGCTGATGCTGGTGTGCGCGTTGGTCTCCCGCGAACTCAATCACTAGCTTTAGCAACCCAAACCCTCTACGGAAGTGCCAAATTATTAATTGAAACAGGTGAACACCCAAGTGTTCTCAAAGATAAAGTTACTAGCCCTGGTGGCACTACAATTGCAGGGCTACATGCTCTTGAAAGTGGCGGTCTACGAGCCACTATTATCAATGCAGTAGTTGCAGCAACGAATAAATCACGTGAACTTGCTAAAAAAGATAGCTAGGGCGTTTCCCTAACTAACTATTAAAATTTATAAATTAGTAATAATAATGTATTACTGATAATCTTTATAACATAATAGAATAGACTTAAGTCCACGAACGTCGATGCTTTTATAAGGAGGCATCGAGCGTTCCATGGTTAATGAAACTGCAGCTATAGATTTATGTTGGCTGTGGCGACCTCCATATGGTGATACGATTACAGCTATAAGGCCAATGACTGAGCCCATTACTGATAAAATTCTCGTTTCACGTGCCGCAAATGGCGACAGCATTGCCTTTGCTGAATTAGTACGACGGCATTATCGCCGCGCTGTACGTGTTTCTTATGGCCTATTAAAAAATACTGAAGATGCAGAGGATGTAGTGCAAGATGCTTTTGCACGTGTCCATATACGCCTGGCCGATTTTGAGGGAACCTCTTCATTTTACACTTGGTTATACCGAATTGTAGTTAATTTAAGTATTGACTTATTGCGACGTTATCGACGTGAGCGTCGTGCTGATCTTGATACTGCTAACGCACAAGAAGCCCAAGCTATACAAAATGAGCTTTGGCCTCGTTACAATGATAGCCATCCAGGTGAAACATCCGAGCGTCATCAACTAAGACAGCAGCTAACCGAGGCTCTAGCTGATCTCCCTGAAATACATCAAGCAGTTTTACTGCTCAGAGAGCTTGAAGGGATGAGTTACGATCAAATTGCAGATATTTTATCTATAAAAAAAGGTACGGTCATGAGTCGTTTATTTCATGCCCGCAAAGGTATGCAAGCCAAGCTAATTGAAACTTGCGTAGTTGATTCTAAAAATTTACCGGAGCAATCGCGATGAAAAAATGCGATTTCCCCGAAGAATTACTAAGTGCTTATGCCGATGGCGAAGCCGGTAAACGCCACTATGAGTGTATGCGACATTTAGCTCAGTGTAGTGAATGCCGTGAGACCATTAATAGCCAACAAAAACGCAGTAAATCACTTATAAGCCTCGTTGATCAAGGAGTAGGTGATTTAGATCCTCTTGTTGCTTTAACTCGTATACGCGCCAAAATAAACAAACGTGAGCAACGACAACTTGGTAATAAGTTATTAGACTTTTGGCATGATTTAATTACTTTTCATCGCCGTGCTTTGGCTGGTATCGCTTTAGCTATGGGTATTGGCGCCTTATCAGCGCCTTTGGTAGTTTTGTGGGCTTCAAATCATTTGCAAAATAACGGCAATAGCGTATCTACAAAATTTGCAGGCGTTATCATTGAATCACTGCAATGCGATGGTGCGAAACAAGCTATTGTGCGCCATAATAGCGATTATTCTACTACTCTGATATGGGTAGAACCTGATGCTACTACAAACGAAAATACTCCTTAGATTGACCCTGGCAGTATGCA
This is a stretch of genomic DNA from Deltaproteobacteria bacterium. It encodes these proteins:
- the proC gene encoding pyrroline-5-carboxylate reductase, which gives rise to MNTDNTRQLLANKQIAIIGVGNMGEALLKGFLHTKILSPKQIIVSDCAFEKLSQLAATYNVATTQQNSAAVKDADIVLLAIKPQVINRVLDNIAAAIKPTALVISIAAGVSTQNIENKLPINTRVCRAMPNTPAIVEAGATAIAIGKHAHQDDLAQANALFASVGQVYNIDENLLDAVTGLSGSGPAYVFMIIEALADAGVRVGLPRTQSLALATQTLYGSAKLLIETGEHPSVLKDKVTSPGGTTIAGLHALESGGLRATIINAVVAATNKSRELAKKDS
- a CDS encoding HEAT repeat domain-containing protein, coding for MFLSYQYSAEKFLMRQKIVTLLTFFLLIAGLSLVKITNSTAATAAPNPKTATANQQIINQLIDILKSHESHKLRLQATIRLGNIDDPLTRKALIYALEKDPHYTVRAACATALAKLHEFNAIPQLLTRVGIDPEPFVRSQASQALEQFNHNEAIEYALKTYTSPYPSVRAEVIRFIASTPTPMIEPVLALALGDVAEVSTAASKAVMAIPIPARWRFLSSASSHPDVAVRRGAILALASMPSHDAAEIVLAVYDRDIEDEEVRVAAREALRRLRDFLPMSQVYRDANPTTKKHIRSRALRLLGCVGGPQALKILTEALKDNDRYVRGIAVMALGELDDPAALPAVEELLKHPDNKFIMHLINNTLRQLHNKQENREH
- a CDS encoding sigma-70 family RNA polymerase sigma factor, producing MVNETAAIDLCWLWRPPYGDTITAIRPMTEPITDKILVSRAANGDSIAFAELVRRHYRRAVRVSYGLLKNTEDAEDVVQDAFARVHIRLADFEGTSSFYTWLYRIVVNLSIDLLRRYRRERRADLDTANAQEAQAIQNELWPRYNDSHPGETSERHQLRQQLTEALADLPEIHQAVLLLRELEGMSYDQIADILSIKKGTVMSRLFHARKGMQAKLIETCVVDSKNLPEQSR